In Nostoc sp. UHCC 0926, a single genomic region encodes these proteins:
- a CDS encoding nitrate transporter: protein MFLDILASLQRLFVGYIPAVVLGSFIGYLIGINSMIYQLFRLIFQIPHSIPPIALLPLALIALPEKESAAIIVVFLGTLWTMIINTAIGMQHFHRQNNNFRVAIFHIFHALKVSIWVAWFIVIATEMLTGPKGLGFTLWDAYKAGNADYIIQVILYIGIIGFLLDQLLDFAAYILSQMVSDGKKSS, encoded by the coding sequence ATGTTTTTAGACATTTTAGCTAGCCTGCAACGGTTATTTGTGGGTTATATTCCAGCCGTTGTATTGGGTAGTTTCATCGGGTATTTAATCGGCATCAATAGCATGATTTATCAGCTATTTAGGCTGATATTTCAGATACCACATAGTATCCCTCCTATAGCCTTGTTACCTCTTGCCTTAATAGCGCTTCCAGAGAAAGAATCAGCTGCTATTATAGTAGTTTTTCTAGGAACTCTCTGGACGATGATTATTAATACGGCAATAGGTATGCAACATTTTCATAGACAGAACAATAACTTTCGAGTAGCTATATTTCATATATTTCATGCCTTGAAAGTTAGCATTTGGGTAGCCTGGTTTATAGTTATTGCTACAGAAATGTTAACAGGCCCAAAAGGACTTGGTTTTACCCTTTGGGATGCTTATAAAGCTGGCAATGCCGATTACATAATCCAGGTGATCCTCTACATCGGTATCATTGGCTTTTTACTGGATCAGTTACTAGATTTTGCAGCTTATATTCTCTCGCAAATGGTTTCAGATGGGAAAAAATCTTCCTAA
- a CDS encoding TIGR04376 family protein gives MGLFDDLSRFLENRLEEFLRNNPHLELEALLEQLREQEEDTLKLIADLQLQEKRSQEKILSTAQEIQRWHIRVQKAKNAAREDLAAAAGEREAALLREGNQRWGHMQGLKERINQSQELLQKIQQRRQEVQAKATEAQTAHAKAQTHQRLETNGWSNQTSTYSGGFDDLEDKFRRWETQDELDQIKRNLGK, from the coding sequence GTTTAGAAGAATTCTTGCGTAACAATCCACATTTGGAGTTAGAGGCGCTGCTAGAACAGCTGCGTGAGCAAGAGGAAGACACATTAAAGCTGATCGCAGATTTACAATTACAAGAGAAGCGATCGCAAGAAAAAATTCTGTCCACCGCTCAAGAAATTCAGCGTTGGCATATTCGTGTTCAAAAAGCCAAAAACGCTGCCAGAGAGGATTTGGCAGCTGCGGCGGGTGAGCGAGAAGCAGCCCTATTGCGCGAAGGAAATCAGCGCTGGGGACATATGCAAGGGCTGAAAGAACGCATTAACCAATCTCAGGAACTACTGCAAAAAATTCAGCAGCGGCGACAGGAGGTGCAAGCTAAAGCCACCGAAGCACAGACAGCCCATGCTAAAGCGCAAACTCACCAGCGTTTGGAAACCAATGGCTGGTCAAATCAAACTAGCACTTATTCTGGTGGGTTTGATGACTTAGAAGATAAGTTTCGTCGCTGGGAAACTCAAGATGAGTTAGACCAAATCAAGCGGAATCTAGGGAAATAA